The following coding sequences are from one Thermostaphylospora chromogena window:
- a CDS encoding GNAT family N-acetyltransferase, whose protein sequence is MLKPDFPLRTSRLTLRAFTHDDLDDLHAIHRLPEVTRYLHWEPHDRERTRAVLEEKIACNALLDENRTLAIAVERNDTGQLIGDCMIRWLSREHSRGEIGFVFHPEHHGKGFATEAARELLRLSFEELGLHRVIGRCDARNAASAEVMRRLGMRCEAHLVESEYVKGEWADELIFAMLRREWESIPR, encoded by the coding sequence GTGCTCAAACCGGATTTTCCGCTGCGTACGTCGCGGCTCACCCTGCGTGCCTTCACGCATGACGACCTGGATGACCTGCACGCCATTCACCGGTTGCCGGAGGTGACCCGTTACCTGCATTGGGAGCCGCATGACCGGGAGCGGACGCGCGCGGTCTTGGAGGAGAAGATCGCCTGCAACGCGCTCCTGGACGAGAACCGGACCCTGGCGATCGCCGTGGAGCGCAATGACACCGGTCAGCTCATCGGGGACTGCATGATCCGTTGGCTGAGCCGTGAGCACTCCCGGGGGGAGATCGGTTTCGTGTTCCATCCGGAGCACCACGGGAAGGGTTTCGCCACCGAGGCGGCGCGGGAGTTGCTTCGCCTGTCCTTCGAGGAGCTGGGGCTGCATCGGGTGATCGGCCGGTGTGATGCGCGTAACGCCGCGTCGGCCGAGGTGATGAGGCGGTTGGGCATGAGGTGTGAGGCGCATCTGGTGGAGAGCGAGTACGTCAAGGGCGAGTGGGCCGATGAGTTGATC
- a CDS encoding pyridoxamine 5'-phosphate oxidase family protein, giving the protein MKRQDVAAVLAAPYSRELLESPIPARFAYVGVDDEPRVVPMGFWWSGEQLILATVPGAAKVRALRRRPRVAITIDTQDRWPPLALLIRGTARVELVEGVPDAYLEAARKGGVPAERFDEWEQGVRALYDRMALITVEPDWAKLLDFETTLPKAVEDLMSAREAEGSGARRES; this is encoded by the coding sequence GTGAAACGCCAAGACGTGGCCGCCGTGCTGGCCGCGCCCTACTCACGTGAGCTGCTGGAGTCCCCGATCCCGGCCCGGTTCGCCTATGTCGGTGTCGACGATGAGCCTCGCGTGGTTCCGATGGGCTTCTGGTGGTCCGGCGAGCAGCTGATCTTGGCCACCGTGCCGGGGGCGGCCAAGGTGCGCGCGCTGCGCCGCCGTCCCAGGGTGGCCATCACCATCGATACCCAGGACCGGTGGCCGCCTCTGGCGCTGCTGATCCGGGGTACGGCACGTGTCGAGCTGGTCGAGGGGGTGCCGGACGCTTACCTCGAGGCGGCGCGGAAGGGAGGGGTTCCGGCCGAGCGGTTCGACGAGTGGGAGCAGGGGGTGCGTGCCCTGTATGACCGGATGGCTCTGATCACCGTCGAGCCGGACTGGGCTAAGCTGCTGGATTTCGAGACCACCCTGCCCAAGGCGGTCGAGGACCTGATGTCGGCGCGGGAGGCTGAGGGTTCGGGTGCGCGGCGGGAGAGCTGA
- a CDS encoding tyrosine-type recombinase/integrase: MRPAELNRLTVVEAADRYVELVRAKALTGALSPATVEVYARDVATFVRLAGPERVLDDLDGGDIDSILLAFARKPDERRAGVVRGSGRGADGAGGQSPASLARFRRSVSAFFKHAVLAGWVQIDPMTASTVTARERGGLPPQRRALTREQAQGLIDAARGLAGGGPVSGAAGEVRRRRDQRTELRDALIVLLLVAVGPRVSELVRANVEDFYVNDGVRYWRIFGKGGRTRDVPLPEDVARVLDEYLARGRRVPADRAGEKALLLSWRGRRLARGDVQAVIDRVQRGVDPARRRSVTPHGLRHTTATHLLADAVDMDAVRRVLGHGDLATLGRYRDELPGELEVAMRAHPLLRERGGSAGAR, encoded by the coding sequence ATGCGGCCCGCTGAGCTGAATCGGCTGACGGTGGTGGAGGCGGCCGATCGGTATGTCGAGCTTGTTCGTGCCAAGGCGCTGACGGGTGCGCTCTCTCCGGCGACCGTCGAGGTCTATGCGCGTGATGTGGCGACGTTTGTGCGGTTGGCGGGGCCGGAGCGGGTGCTGGACGATCTGGACGGCGGGGACATCGATTCGATCTTGTTGGCGTTCGCGCGTAAGCCGGATGAGCGGCGTGCCGGTGTGGTGCGGGGTTCCGGTCGGGGGGCGGATGGGGCCGGGGGGCAGAGTCCGGCGTCGCTGGCGCGGTTTCGCCGGTCGGTGTCGGCGTTCTTCAAGCATGCGGTGCTGGCGGGGTGGGTGCAGATCGATCCGATGACGGCTTCGACGGTGACGGCGCGGGAGCGGGGTGGGTTGCCGCCGCAGCGGCGGGCGTTGACCCGGGAGCAGGCCCAGGGGTTGATCGATGCGGCGCGGGGTCTGGCCGGGGGTGGGCCGGTGTCGGGTGCGGCGGGTGAGGTGAGGCGGCGTCGTGATCAGCGGACGGAGTTGCGGGATGCGTTGATCGTGTTGTTGTTGGTGGCGGTGGGGCCGCGGGTGTCGGAGCTGGTGCGGGCGAATGTGGAGGATTTCTACGTCAATGACGGGGTGCGGTACTGGCGGATCTTCGGTAAGGGTGGGCGGACGCGGGATGTGCCGTTGCCGGAGGATGTGGCGCGGGTGCTGGATGAGTATCTGGCGCGGGGGCGGCGGGTGCCGGCGGATCGGGCGGGTGAGAAGGCGTTGTTGTTGTCGTGGCGGGGGCGGCGGTTGGCGCGGGGGGATGTGCAGGCGGTGATCGATCGGGTGCAGCGGGGGGTGGATCCGGCGCGGCGGCGGTCGGTGACGCCGCATGGGTTGCGGCATACGACGGCGACGCATCTGCTGGCGGATGCGGTGGATATGGATGCGGTGCGGCGGGTGCTGGGGCATGGGGATCTGGCGACGCTGGGGCGTTACCGCGATGAGTTGCCCGGTGAGTTGGAGGTGGCGATGCGGGCGCATCCGCTGTTGCGTGAGCGGGGCGGTTCGGCCGGGGCGCGGTGA
- a CDS encoding DUF4037 domain-containing protein, with the protein MSGFVPGLELSRAFYKEVVRPLLADVPHSAALIGPGSDVLAFDTERSTDHDWGPRVLVFTPTARQAEQVEELAAARLPKEFGGYPTVFGSDVNPPRHGVFAAQAEEWLTARLGFNPLGEVTTLDWLAAPWQRLAEVTGGEVFHDGLNVLGPARAALNWYPDDLWRYVLACQWQRLAQEEAFPGRCGEAGDDLGSAVVTMRLVRDVMRLTLLMRRRYPPYSKWLGTAFTRLPGTADLGDALARAVAGTGWRRREEQLSLAYERIAALHNRLALTDPLSTKVRPYFERPFQVIDAGRFARALTATITDPRLRDLPPLGSIDQFADSTDLLCDPARCRAAVRAALGL; encoded by the coding sequence ATGTCCGGTTTCGTACCCGGCCTGGAGTTGTCCCGAGCCTTCTACAAAGAGGTGGTGCGACCACTCCTGGCGGACGTCCCGCACAGCGCGGCGCTCATCGGCCCAGGCTCGGACGTGCTGGCGTTCGACACCGAACGCTCCACCGACCACGACTGGGGACCGCGAGTACTGGTGTTCACCCCCACCGCACGACAAGCCGAACAGGTGGAGGAGCTGGCCGCCGCCCGCCTGCCGAAGGAGTTCGGCGGCTACCCCACCGTGTTCGGCTCCGATGTGAACCCGCCCCGGCACGGGGTGTTCGCAGCGCAGGCGGAGGAATGGCTGACCGCACGCCTCGGCTTCAACCCGCTGGGCGAGGTGACGACGCTGGACTGGCTGGCCGCCCCATGGCAACGGCTGGCGGAGGTCACCGGCGGAGAGGTCTTCCACGACGGGCTGAACGTCCTCGGCCCCGCCCGCGCCGCGCTGAACTGGTACCCGGACGACCTGTGGCGGTACGTGCTGGCCTGCCAGTGGCAGCGCCTGGCGCAGGAGGAGGCCTTCCCCGGCCGCTGCGGCGAAGCAGGCGACGACCTCGGCTCCGCCGTCGTCACCATGCGCCTGGTACGGGATGTGATGCGCCTGACACTGCTCATGCGCCGCCGCTACCCCCCGTACAGCAAATGGCTGGGCACCGCCTTCACCCGCCTGCCCGGAACCGCCGACCTGGGTGACGCGTTGGCCCGCGCGGTCGCGGGCACCGGCTGGCGACGACGCGAAGAGCAGCTGAGCCTGGCTTATGAACGCATCGCCGCCCTGCACAACCGGCTGGCCCTGACCGACCCGCTGTCGACGAAGGTCCGGCCGTACTTCGAACGCCCCTTCCAGGTCATCGACGCCGGCCGGTTCGCCCGCGCACTCACCGCCACGATCACCGACCCGCGGCTGCGCGACCTGCCGCCGCTGGGATCGATCGACCAGTTCGCCGACAGCACCGACCTGCTGTGCGACCCGGCGCGCTGCCGGGCCGCCGTACGCGCCGCGCTCGGCCTGTGA
- the purB gene encoding adenylosuccinate lyase, translating into MTTKPHIPNVLAARYASPELTRLWSPEYKIITERRLWLAVLRAQADLGVQVPAEAIAAYEAVVERVDLDSIAARERRTRHDVKARIEEFNALAGHEHVHKGMTSRDLTENVEQLQVRDSLRLVRDRCVAMLARMAALAAEHAETVMAGRSHNVAAQATTLGKRFATAAQELLTALQRLEGLLERYPLRGIKGPVGTGQDMLDLLGGDPARLAELERRIAAHLGFSRTLTSVGQVYPRSLDYETLTTLVQLAAAPSSLALSIRLMAGHELVTEGFAEGQVGSSAMPHKMNTRSCERVNGLAVVLRGYAAMTGELAGDQWNEGDVSCSVVRRVALPDAFFAFDGLAQTMLTVLDEFGAFPAVIAAELDRYLPFLATTKMLMAAVRSGMGRESAHEVIKEHAVASALDMRRTGGANPLLDRLAADPRFPLDRAGLDALLADRVSFTGAAADQVRQVVAEVEQITRRHPEAAAYRPAPIL; encoded by the coding sequence GTGACCACCAAGCCGCACATCCCCAACGTCCTGGCCGCCCGCTACGCCTCGCCGGAGCTGACGCGGCTGTGGTCCCCCGAATACAAGATCATCACCGAGCGGCGGCTGTGGCTCGCCGTGCTGCGCGCACAGGCTGATCTGGGAGTGCAGGTCCCCGCCGAGGCGATCGCCGCCTATGAGGCGGTGGTGGAGCGGGTCGACCTGGACTCGATCGCGGCACGGGAGCGGCGCACCCGGCACGATGTGAAGGCCCGGATCGAGGAGTTCAACGCGCTGGCCGGGCACGAACACGTGCACAAAGGCATGACGTCGCGGGACCTGACCGAGAACGTCGAACAACTGCAGGTGCGCGACAGCCTGCGACTGGTACGGGACCGGTGCGTGGCGATGCTGGCGCGCATGGCCGCCCTGGCGGCCGAGCACGCCGAGACGGTCATGGCCGGACGCTCGCACAACGTGGCGGCGCAGGCGACGACGCTGGGCAAGAGGTTCGCCACCGCGGCCCAGGAACTGCTGACGGCCCTGCAGCGGCTGGAGGGCCTGCTGGAGCGCTACCCGCTGCGCGGGATCAAGGGCCCGGTGGGGACGGGGCAGGACATGCTCGACCTGCTGGGCGGAGACCCGGCCCGGCTGGCCGAACTGGAACGCCGCATTGCCGCCCACCTGGGGTTCTCCCGCACGCTGACAAGCGTGGGACAGGTGTACCCGCGCTCACTGGACTACGAGACGCTGACGACGCTGGTGCAGCTGGCGGCGGCGCCGTCCAGCCTGGCGTTGTCGATCCGGCTGATGGCCGGGCACGAGCTGGTCACCGAAGGGTTCGCCGAAGGCCAGGTCGGGTCCTCGGCGATGCCGCACAAGATGAACACCCGCTCCTGCGAACGGGTCAACGGCCTGGCCGTGGTGCTGCGCGGATACGCCGCGATGACGGGGGAACTGGCCGGGGACCAGTGGAACGAAGGCGACGTGTCGTGCTCGGTGGTGCGCCGCGTGGCGCTGCCGGACGCGTTCTTCGCCTTCGACGGCCTGGCGCAGACCATGCTCACCGTCTTGGACGAGTTCGGCGCGTTCCCCGCCGTGATCGCCGCCGAACTCGACCGCTACCTGCCGTTCCTGGCCACGACGAAGATGCTGATGGCCGCGGTGCGGTCCGGGATGGGCCGGGAGAGCGCCCACGAAGTGATCAAGGAGCACGCCGTCGCCTCCGCGCTGGACATGCGCCGCACCGGCGGCGCCAACCCGCTGCTGGACCGGCTGGCCGCCGACCCGCGCTTCCCCCTGGACCGCGCCGGACTGGACGCGCTGCTGGCCGACCGCGTGTCGTTCACCGGCGCCGCCGCCGACCAGGTCCGCCAGGTGGTCGCCGAAGTGGAGCAGATCACCCGCCGCCACCCCGAGGCCGCCGCCTACCGGCCCGCACCCATCCTCTGA
- a CDS encoding efflux RND transporter permease subunit, with the protein MTALARLSLANRSLVILIAVALSLFGAFTIPQLKQQLLPSLSFPAAFVVAPYPGAPPEIVEEQVTEPIENSLQGLQNVEEVTSTSREGVAQIQVAFEYGTDVDDAVAKMQQAISGVRSQLPDGVDPQVVAGNTDDIPVLVLAVGDGGDERAMADRIERIMLPELRAIDGVRDAELSGVREERVVITPDMAKLAMRGLSVASIGEALRANGTPVPAGALTEDGKSLTVQVGSRISDLDDLRDLYLTPSQPTAQQQQQQQLSGQPGRPQGPGASAGVRAPQGPVKLGDVATVERKPADATSLARTNGEPSLGVSVMMSPDGNAVAISHAVRDALPGLVRALGDSAPITVVFDQAPYVERSIEDLTTEGLLGLTFAVLVILLFLLSVRSTLVTAVSIPLSVVIALIALWTGDYSLNLLTLGGLTIAVGRVVDDSIVVLENIKRHLEYGEPKHKAIVTAVREVAGAVTASTLTTVAVFLPIAVVGGMVGEMFAPFAITVTVALMASLLVSLTVIPVLAYWFLKTPTVSPEQARAFREQAEERELRNPLQRAYLPVLRFATRHRLVTVLVGLVVFAATMGLAGRLETNFIDASGQNTISISQRMPAGTDLHTTDEAAQKVEDVLAQVEGVESYQVTIGSGSGMFAGLGTGGDRASFSVTLDEDADTDAVTEEVRERIEQLSGVGEVTIGGAHAAGFATDQLQVVVQAPDTKTLRSAAETVRQAMTGVEGLRDVTSNLESSTPRIEVRVDRREAARRGLTEAGIGQVVAQAFRGAPLGQATLDGRATDLVLSLGEAPESVKQVRDLQLPTATGTVKLSQVADVSVVDGPTQVTRIDGERSATITATTTASDLGAVTADLTRELDGLSLPAGASYQIGGVSADQEEAFADLGMAMLAAIAIVFVIMVATFRSFIQPLILLVSVPFAATGAVGLLLATDTPLGVPALIGMLMLIGIVVTNAIVLIDLINQYRAQGMDVIEAVIEGGRRRLRPILMTAVATICALIPMSLGLTGSSGFISQPLAIVVIGGLLSSTLLTLVLVPTLYTMVERTKQRLRRRPRRDDTADASASVPQEQALTPAP; encoded by the coding sequence GTGACAGCCTTGGCCAGGTTGAGCCTTGCCAACCGCAGCCTCGTGATATTGATCGCGGTCGCGCTCAGCTTGTTCGGCGCGTTCACGATCCCGCAGCTGAAACAGCAGCTGCTGCCGTCGCTGTCGTTCCCGGCGGCGTTCGTGGTGGCCCCCTATCCGGGAGCGCCCCCGGAGATCGTGGAAGAGCAGGTCACCGAGCCGATAGAGAACAGCCTGCAGGGGCTGCAGAACGTGGAGGAGGTCACCTCCACCTCCCGGGAGGGAGTGGCCCAGATCCAGGTGGCCTTCGAATACGGCACCGACGTCGACGACGCCGTCGCGAAGATGCAGCAGGCGATCTCGGGCGTGCGGTCGCAGCTTCCCGACGGGGTGGACCCTCAGGTGGTGGCCGGCAACACCGACGACATACCGGTGCTGGTGCTGGCGGTGGGCGACGGCGGTGACGAGCGCGCCATGGCCGACCGGATCGAACGGATCATGCTGCCGGAGCTGCGGGCGATCGACGGCGTGCGGGACGCGGAACTGTCCGGCGTCCGCGAGGAGCGGGTGGTCATCACACCCGACATGGCCAAACTGGCGATGCGCGGGCTGTCGGTGGCCTCGATCGGCGAGGCGCTGCGCGCGAACGGGACGCCGGTGCCGGCCGGGGCGCTGACCGAGGACGGCAAGTCGCTGACGGTGCAGGTGGGCTCCCGGATCTCAGACCTCGACGACCTGCGCGACCTGTATCTGACGCCGTCGCAGCCCACGGCCCAGCAACAGCAGCAGCAACAGCTTTCCGGGCAGCCGGGACGGCCGCAGGGACCGGGCGCGTCGGCAGGCGTGCGCGCACCGCAGGGACCGGTGAAACTGGGCGACGTCGCCACGGTGGAGCGCAAACCGGCCGACGCCACATCGCTGGCCCGCACCAACGGCGAACCCAGCCTGGGCGTGTCGGTGATGATGTCCCCCGACGGCAACGCGGTGGCGATCTCCCACGCGGTGCGGGACGCGCTCCCGGGCCTGGTACGGGCGCTGGGAGACTCGGCGCCGATCACGGTGGTGTTCGACCAGGCCCCGTACGTGGAACGCTCGATCGAGGACCTGACGACCGAAGGCCTGCTGGGACTGACGTTCGCGGTCCTGGTGATCCTGCTGTTCCTGCTGTCGGTGCGGTCGACGCTGGTGACGGCGGTGTCGATCCCGCTGTCCGTGGTGATCGCGCTGATCGCGCTGTGGACGGGGGACTACTCGCTGAACCTGCTGACGCTGGGCGGGTTGACGATCGCGGTCGGCCGGGTGGTCGACGACTCGATCGTGGTGCTGGAGAACATCAAACGGCACCTGGAATACGGCGAGCCCAAACACAAGGCGATCGTGACGGCGGTGCGCGAGGTGGCCGGAGCGGTGACCGCCTCGACGCTGACCACGGTGGCGGTGTTCCTGCCGATCGCGGTGGTCGGCGGCATGGTGGGCGAGATGTTCGCACCGTTCGCGATCACCGTGACCGTGGCGCTGATGGCGTCGCTGCTGGTGTCGCTGACGGTGATCCCGGTACTGGCGTACTGGTTCTTGAAGACCCCGACGGTCTCGCCGGAGCAGGCGCGGGCGTTCCGGGAGCAGGCCGAAGAGCGTGAACTGCGCAACCCGCTGCAGCGGGCGTACCTGCCGGTGCTGCGCTTCGCCACCCGCCACCGCCTGGTGACGGTGCTGGTGGGCCTGGTGGTGTTCGCGGCCACGATGGGGCTGGCGGGCAGGCTGGAGACGAACTTCATCGACGCCTCCGGCCAGAACACGATCTCCATCAGCCAGCGGATGCCCGCGGGAACGGACCTGCACACCACCGACGAGGCCGCCCAGAAGGTGGAGGACGTCCTGGCCCAGGTGGAGGGCGTGGAGTCCTACCAGGTGACGATCGGCTCCGGCAGCGGGATGTTCGCCGGCCTGGGCACGGGCGGGGACCGGGCGTCGTTCTCGGTGACGCTGGACGAGGACGCCGACACCGACGCGGTGACCGAGGAGGTGCGCGAGCGGATCGAACAGCTGTCGGGGGTCGGCGAGGTGACGATCGGCGGTGCGCACGCCGCAGGATTCGCCACCGACCAGCTGCAGGTCGTGGTGCAGGCACCCGACACCAAGACGCTGCGCAGCGCCGCCGAAACGGTGCGCCAGGCCATGACCGGCGTGGAGGGACTGCGGGATGTGACCTCCAACCTGGAGTCGAGCACGCCCCGCATCGAGGTGCGCGTGGACCGGCGCGAAGCGGCCCGCAGAGGACTGACCGAGGCCGGCATCGGCCAGGTGGTGGCCCAGGCCTTCCGCGGCGCGCCGCTGGGGCAGGCCACACTGGACGGCCGGGCGACGGATCTGGTGCTGAGCCTCGGAGAAGCCCCCGAATCGGTCAAGCAGGTGCGGGATCTGCAGCTGCCGACCGCGACGGGAACGGTGAAGCTGTCACAGGTGGCCGACGTGTCGGTGGTGGACGGGCCGACGCAGGTCACGCGGATCGACGGCGAGCGCAGCGCCACGATCACCGCCACGACCACGGCCAGCGACCTGGGCGCGGTGACGGCCGACCTGACCCGGGAACTGGACGGGCTGTCCCTGCCGGCGGGAGCCTCCTACCAGATCGGCGGCGTGAGCGCCGACCAGGAGGAGGCGTTCGCCGACCTGGGCATGGCGATGCTGGCGGCCATCGCGATCGTCTTCGTGATCATGGTGGCGACGTTCCGGAGCTTCATCCAGCCGCTGATCCTGCTGGTGTCGGTGCCGTTCGCGGCGACCGGCGCGGTGGGACTGCTCCTGGCGACCGACACCCCGCTTGGGGTTCCGGCGCTGATCGGCATGCTGATGCTGATCGGGATCGTGGTGACGAACGCGATCGTGCTCATCGACCTGATCAACCAGTACCGGGCTCAGGGCATGGACGTGATCGAAGCGGTCATCGAAGGCGGCCGCCGCCGGCTGCGGCCGATCCTGATGACGGCGGTGGCGACGATCTGCGCACTGATCCCGATGTCGCTGGGCCTGACCGGCTCAAGCGGGTTCATCTCCCAGCCGCTGGCGATCGTGGTGATCGGCGGCCTGCTGTCCTCCACGCTGCTGACACTGGTGCTGGTGCCCACGCTGTACACGATGGTCGAACGGACCAAGCAGCGGCTGCGCCGCCGCCCGCGGCGTGACGACACCGCCGACGCCTCGGCGTCCGTGCCCCAGGAGCAGGCGCTCACACCCGCCCCCTGA
- a CDS encoding MarR family winged helix-turn-helix transcriptional regulator has translation MTDQREELIRRIGDLKRQLGRHLAYDRSLPLLASNLTMQQLKTVILLSSLGSASGQELAHRLGVSLATVTGIVDRLVGHGLVTRQEDPADRRIRRVRLSAQGRALADDITHAGAHAFSRILQRLDTSTLQALEGVLAEICAVAAELYRDVRDEPVPHRKVG, from the coding sequence GTGACCGACCAGCGTGAAGAGCTCATCCGCCGAATCGGCGACCTGAAACGCCAACTGGGCCGCCACCTCGCCTACGACCGCTCTTTGCCGCTGCTCGCCTCCAACCTGACCATGCAGCAGCTCAAGACCGTCATCCTGCTGTCTTCTCTCGGCTCCGCCTCCGGTCAGGAGCTCGCCCACCGTCTCGGTGTCAGTCTCGCCACCGTCACCGGCATCGTCGACCGTCTCGTCGGCCACGGCCTCGTCACCCGGCAGGAGGACCCCGCCGACCGCCGTATCCGCCGCGTCCGCCTCAGCGCCCAGGGGCGCGCCCTGGCCGACGACATCACCCACGCCGGCGCCCACGCCTTCTCGCGCATCCTGCAGCGCCTGGACACGTCCACCCTCCAGGCCCTCGAGGGCGTCCTGGCCGAGATCTGCGCCGTGGCCGCCGAGCTCTACCGCGACGTCCGGGACGAGCCGGTCCCCCACCGGAAGGTGGGGTGA
- a CDS encoding phosphotransferase has protein sequence MTDSATARRIARRTRAALDAAVAAGRDLGLTVTDARVLHDMFSVVVHLAPSPVVARVPTVLPHHVDLDRLARRQRAELEVTRWLADRKVPVIPPSPLVPREPVRRGGFSMTLWQFVEEDRGKEPDYAANCERVADLHAAMRAYPGRLSFLSAAEPRFITESLALLAERPDLIGPAELDRARREWRVLEPLVRSRAAFEDRFPGIDLQPVHGDAPAANVFSGVDGDLFADFELITLGPVEWDMATLGPELESAYNRGARRNGMRPLREDVSRFVNAVGMLRIVSLLALTPQLPLLTRYLPQALDRWRAMPFAGGLAG, from the coding sequence ATGACCGATTCGGCGACAGCGCGGCGCATCGCCCGCCGCACCCGCGCCGCGCTGGACGCGGCTGTCGCGGCAGGGCGCGACCTCGGGCTCACCGTGACCGACGCCAGGGTGCTGCACGACATGTTCTCGGTCGTCGTCCACCTGGCGCCCTCACCGGTCGTGGCCCGGGTCCCCACTGTCCTGCCGCACCATGTGGACCTCGACCGCCTGGCGCGCCGCCAGCGGGCGGAGCTGGAGGTGACCCGGTGGCTCGCCGACCGGAAAGTCCCCGTGATCCCTCCCAGCCCTCTGGTGCCGCGCGAACCCGTCCGGCGCGGCGGGTTCTCGATGACGCTGTGGCAGTTCGTCGAGGAGGACCGCGGCAAGGAACCCGACTACGCGGCCAACTGCGAAAGGGTCGCCGACCTGCACGCCGCGATGCGCGCCTATCCGGGCCGGTTGTCGTTCCTGTCCGCGGCCGAACCGCGGTTCATCACCGAGAGCCTCGCCCTGCTCGCTGAACGCCCCGACCTCATCGGCCCGGCCGAGCTGGACCGCGCCCGCCGCGAGTGGCGGGTTCTGGAGCCCTTGGTGCGCTCGCGCGCGGCGTTCGAAGACAGGTTCCCGGGGATCGATCTGCAGCCCGTCCACGGCGACGCCCCGGCCGCGAACGTCTTCTCCGGGGTGGACGGAGACCTTTTCGCGGACTTCGAGCTGATCACGCTGGGCCCGGTCGAGTGGGACATGGCCACCTTGGGCCCTGAGCTGGAATCCGCCTACAACCGCGGCGCGCGGCGCAACGGCATGCGGCCGTTGCGCGAGGACGTGTCGAGGTTCGTGAACGCCGTGGGGATGCTGCGGATCGTCAGCCTGCTCGCGCTCACCCCGCAGCTGCCGCTGCTGACGCGGTACCTGCCGCAGGCCCTGGACCGGTGGCGGGCGATGCCGTTCGCCGGCGGCCTGGCCGGCTGA
- a CDS encoding SDR family NAD(P)-dependent oxidoreductase, with translation MAGYLDELFSLAGRTALVTGGSSGIGWAIAHALGRAGADVVIAARDPRALDRALSSLRDHGVNAAAVPADLADPDHLTRLCEQARRHFGDIDILVNNAATNIRRPMADLTPDDYRRTIAVNLTAPYLLGQHFGPRMAERGWGRIINIASQQALRAFGHSGAYGVSKAGLTGLTRSQSEAWAPRGVRANAIVPGFVLTPLTRDVQAVPGRVEQLAARTHIGRNGLPADYAGIAVFLASPASDYLTGQVICVDGGFSVA, from the coding sequence ATGGCTGGTTACCTCGACGAGCTCTTCTCCCTCGCCGGCCGCACCGCCCTCGTCACCGGAGGCAGTTCGGGTATCGGCTGGGCCATCGCCCACGCCCTCGGCCGGGCCGGCGCCGACGTCGTCATCGCCGCCCGCGACCCCCGAGCCCTCGACCGCGCCCTGAGCTCGCTGCGCGACCACGGTGTCAACGCCGCCGCCGTCCCCGCCGACCTCGCCGACCCCGACCACCTCACCCGCCTGTGCGAGCAGGCCCGCCGGCACTTCGGCGACATCGACATCCTCGTCAACAACGCCGCCACCAACATCCGCCGCCCCATGGCCGACCTCACCCCCGACGACTACCGCCGGACCATCGCCGTCAACCTCACCGCCCCCTACCTCCTGGGCCAGCACTTCGGCCCCCGCATGGCCGAAAGAGGCTGGGGACGCATCATCAACATCGCCTCTCAGCAGGCTCTGCGCGCCTTCGGCCACAGCGGCGCCTACGGCGTCTCCAAAGCCGGCCTCACCGGTCTGACCCGCTCCCAGTCCGAAGCCTGGGCGCCCCGCGGCGTCCGCGCCAACGCCATCGTCCCCGGCTTCGTCCTCACCCCCCTCACCCGCGACGTCCAGGCCGTCCCCGGCCGCGTCGAGCAGCTCGCCGCCCGCACCCACATCGGCCGCAACGGCCTGCCCGCCGACTACGCCGGCATCGCCGTCTTCCTCGCCTCCCCCGCCAGCGACTACCTCACCGGCCAGGTCATCTGCGTCGACGGCGGCTTCTCCGTGGCCTGA